ATGACGTGGACAGATATGATCATGCTGGGTATTTTTACGGATGCCAAAACCGTCGGAGTATACAGTGTGGTCATTCGTCTGGCAATGGTGACGGGCTTTGCGCTGATTTCCATCAATACGATCCTCTCTCCCAAGTTCTCTGAGCTGTACGCACGTAATGATATGGACGGCTTGAAAAAGATGATTGCGTTTGCCAATCGGCTCATTTTCTTCACCTCTGCTCCTCTCAATCTGCTAGTGGCGATATTTGCTGTTCCGTTGCTCACTTTTTTTGGTGAAGAGTTTGCGAGTGAGAGCCTCGTCCTTGTGATTTTGTGCATGGGGCAGTTTGTCAATTTTTGCACAGGCAGTGTTATCCCCTTATTGACGATGACCGGGCATCAAAAAACGGCCCGCAATATTCTTGTCTGTTCAGCTGCACTAAACATAATCGGAAACGCTTGTCTCATTCCGCTGTATGGAATTATCGGGGCCGCCATTGCTACTTCAATCAGCCTAATCTGTCGAGATCTTTGTGCTTCGTATTGGGCATCCAAATATTTTGGTTTTCGCACGTGGTATATCCCGTTTTTATCCGAAAAATATTCCGTCTCGCTCTCGAGACGAGGTCATGAAGAAGGTGGCTTACCGTGAAGGATGAGCTGTATCCGTCTATGTTTTGGGATAGTGAAGAGACACGCCATTGCCGTGTGCAGGTGCAGAAGCCGTGGAGAAGGGAGGAATTTTGGTCGTACTACTTCACACGACGCCTCTCCATCTACGTGAGCTTATTGCTGACCCGAAAAACACAAGTATCCCCCAACGCAATTACAATCGGGGGGATAGTCGCCGGACTCCTTAGCGCTGCAGCATTTATGTACGGAACGGCGGCATCCTTTCTGCTCGGCTGCTTTTTCTGTCAGGTGTGCTACTTGGCGGATTGCGTCGACGGGGAGGTAGCCCGCATGCGCAACCAGAAGAGCAAGGGAGGAGAATGGCTGGACATCGGGCTCAACTATGCACTCTACCTGGTGTCATTCGGTGTGATATACGGCATCATGAATCATCACGCGATGTTGGGTCCGTGGCTGCTCTATTTGATTCTGCTCACGATTTTTGCAGAGATTTTGGCGACCAATGGTTCCGATCTCGTCTTTAGTCAAGGGAAAATCTCTCACGAAACAGTCTCTATGAGAAAGCGCAGCAAATGGATCGATGCTTTTGTCTTCCTTTTTCTTACCCAAACGGGCTATCAGTTGGGTGTGCTGGTTACTGCATTTCTGTGGGCAATCAGCGGTCAGATGCTATTTTTGCTCCTATGGACCTTCTACCACCTGTTCGTCGGACTGGCCAGATCGGTGTACAAGCTGAAGCTGAACATCAAATACGTCGTGCCATCTCTGAAAGAAGGAGGGGAGTCGGATGAAGGCACTGCTCATGGCAGCAGGTCTCGGGTCACGAATTAACGAGCACATTGACGGAATTCCCAAGTGTACTGTGGACATCGGAAACCAAACGCTCATTGAAAATACGATAGCGGAGCTGAAGCGCCACGGAATTGATGAGATCGCGATGGTGGTGGGCTATCAAGCCAAGGTGATTACCGAGCTGCTCAGAGATGAATCTATTCGTTTTTATCATAATCCTTTTTATGATCGGACGAATAGTATGGTGTCCCTCTGGTTCGCCCGCGAGTTTTTGCAAGGAAGCGACTGCTTGCTATTGAACGCCGACGTTTACTTTGAATCGAAGGTACTGGAGGCCGTGTTGCAAGAGACCGCGTGTCCCGTCATGTTTGCTGATCCAGTCCGTCGCTCTGAGGGAGATTATAAATTTGGCTATGAAGACGGACTGCTGCTCTGCCATGGAAAGGAGCTCTCGCTGGAAGAGACAACTGGCGAATACGTTGGAATTGCCAAGCTTCAAGAGAGCTTTCTGCCGATATTTTTGCGTCGATTACAAAGGTTGATTCAGGAGAAGCAGTATGATTTGTGGTGGGAAAATGTCCTCTATTCTTTTTTGGGCGAAAGGAATGTGTATGTCACACAAATACCACCGGGATTGTTTTGGGCAGAGGTTGATACGTGGGAGGATTATCGGCGAATCCTGCAATTCACCAACCATCTGGCGCACAAGTAAATGATGTTCAAGGAGAAGCTCTCACCGGACAAGGTCCTACTTTTGCTATATGTAGTGCTTAAGCCCTTCTATTTCTTCCCAAGTGGCAATCCGCAAATCGCCGATTTTATTATGCTTATCCTGATCGCCTACAGCTTCTTGTTTCGCCTGGGTCGGGTGAACCGCAGACTCGGATTTTTTCTCTTCCTTACCCTTCTATTTTTGTACGACATTATGATGGTGAATGGCATATGGTCGATTGCACTCGGCGGAGAAATGGATGTATTCAGCTCGACCAAGTGGTATTTGTACAACGGAGCCGTGATGCTTGCCCTGATTATTTTGTTCAGGCGCAACCCGCAAGAGTACGTCAAATGGGTCTTCCTGGCTACGTCCACTTCCTTGCTCGTTCAGGCATTCATTCTCGTGACAGGACTGTCACCAGATAGCGGAGAGTTCAGGCAATCGTTGTTCTTCAACAATCCGAACCAGCTCGGCTATTTTGGACTTCTGTGCATGGGGATATGCTTGCTGTGTGCTCGCTTCGTATCTGTGAAGACCATTCCTCTCTTTATTGCGATCGGTACGGCGTTCAGCATTATTGCAGCGTCGTTGTCGAAAGCAGCGATCATTAGTGCCGTAGGGATGTACCTCGTTTTTTTGCTCCTCTCCATCAAAGAACGAACGGGCTTGTTTTGGTTGAATCTGCTTTGTGTGCTCGTCTCGTCCTTCACTGTCTTCTTCATCTATTTGTACACCAACGAAAACGTGCTGAGCGATGCATCTATTTACACACAAATCGAAGAACGAATGGTATCACTAGGGGAAGATTCGGATGACAATTTGGCAGCGCGGGGCTATGACCGGATTGCCAACCATCCGGAGTACATTTTGTTCGGAGCAGGGGAAGGGATGTACGAGCGATTTAACAGCAGCATTTCGTTGGAACTCCATTCTACCTTAGCCAATCTGTTCTTCTCCTACGGCGTAATGGGCACGGTGTTGTTCATTCTCGTGATTTATGGGGCGGCTCGTGGGCATCGATTGGTTGCTTGGTATCCACTTGTCTTCCAAATTTTGTACGGACTCACTCATAACGGAATTCGCGAAACGTTTTTCTGGATCATGCTCGCGCTGTATTTCGTTACAGCCGAAATCAATACGCGTCAGACCAAAAATGGCGGTGATCTGCTTGAAAAAAATCTTGCAAGTATGCGCAATTGACCGCTCTGTAGAAAGCTTATTGTTTCCTTTGATTGAAAAGCTGATGGGTGAAGGCTACGAGGTGCATACCGCGTGTTCAGATACGGGGCGCTTTGATGTCCTAACAGCAAAGGGATTGACGCTCAGAAGAATTCCGATTAAGCGAAAGATCGACCCGATTTCCAATTTGGTGACAATTGGGGCATTGTATCGGCTGATGAAAAGGGAGAAGTATGATGTCGTGCATGTCCATACGCCGATTGCCGCTGTTCTCGGTCGCGTGGCAGCAAGGCTGGCAGGAGTTCCGCATGTCATTTACACAGCGCATGGCTACTTCTTTCATGAGGGCATGAGCAAAAGTACGTATCAGATGTACTACACGCTGGAAAAATGGTTTGCCCGGCATATGACTGACTATCTTTTGCTTCAGAGTCGAGAGGATTACGAGTTGAGCGTGAAGGATAGCTTCTCCTCCCAGACGGAGCGGATTCTGCACATTGGCAACGGCGTTGATCTCACAGAACGCTTTCACCCGCGACACGTAACGAGAGAAAAGGTCCAGACTATCAAGTCCTCACTGGGGCTGCGGGATGAGCATGTGGTGATCACCTATGTAGGACGCATGGTTTCGGAGAAAGGAATTTTTGAGCTGTTGGAAGCCTTTCGCAAGCTGGCGGGTGAATTTCCGCGCCTGCGCCTCTTGTTGGTGGGGGACGTGTCTTCCAGTGAACGCGATCAGCGAGGCCAGGAATTCGTGGGGCTTTGCCGACAGCATCCGCAAATCATTTTGGCTGGATTCCGCACAGACATCCCGGAGCTGATGGCCGCCAGCGATATATTTGTTCTTCCCTCTCATCGCGAAGGGCTGCCTCGTTCCATCATTGAGGCGATGGCGATGGCAAAACCGATCGTCGCCACGAATATCCGTGGATGTCGGGAAGAAGTCAGGGACGGTGTCAACGGATTTTTAGTAGAACCGAAACAGGTATGTCCCTTGTATGCAGCCTTAAAAAAGCTCGTAATCGATTCCAGACTCAGAGAAGCATTCGGGCAGAACAGCCGCTGCATCGCGCTTGAGCACTTCGATGAGCGAACGGTCCTTGCGAAGCAGGCGGCCTTGTTTGCCCAACTGACTGGTCAGCTACGAGAAGAAAGAGGGCAGGAGAAAGGAGGCAGCGGAGAAGATTGGACAAGACGGGAGCATTCGTCATTTCCCTAGACTTTGAACTTTACTGGGGCGTCCGAGACAAGAGAACCATTCAGTCATATGAGCAAAATTTGTTAGGCGTTCGTCACGTGATCCCCGCACTTTTGGAACTGTTTGCCAAGTATGAAATGCATGTCACTTGGGCTACTGTCGGTTTTTTGTTTTGCGAGTCGCGTAAGGAGCTAGCAGGCGTCGTTCCACGGCATCTCCCGGCGTATTCCGATGAAAAGCTGTCACCCTATCCCTATTTGGACACAGATGCGATCGGAGAGCATGAGCAGGTCGATCCGTATCATTTTGCTCCTTCCTTAATCAAGCTGATATCCTCTTACCCGCATCAATTCATCGGAAGCCACACTCTTTCCCACTATTATTGTCTAGAGCCGGGACAGACTCCCGAAGCTTTTGCTGCCGATCTTGATTCTTTTCATAGAGTGACTCGCAAAAAAGGATACTCACCTTCCAGCATCGTTTTTCCGCGAAATCAGGTGAAGTCTGCCTATTTATCTTTGTGCAAGAAAAAGGGGTTCCGTTCCTATCGCGGCAACGAGCAGTCTTGGATGTATCACACAAAAGGGGCTGCCGAAGAGACATTGTTCAAACGAGCCATGCGACTGATGGATGCGTATGTGAATCTCTCTGGTCATAACAACTATGAATCATTGCAGCGTAGTCCAGAGGGAATGGTCGATGTTCCATCCAGCCGGTTTTTGCGTCCTTATTCTCCCCGATTACAGCGGTTGGAGAAATGGCGCATGAATAGAATCAAATGCGACCTGACTCATACGGCGGAGCGCAATCGCTTGTATCATCTGTGGTGGCATCCGGAGAATTTTGGGGATCACATCGAAGAGAATCTGTCCTTTTTGGAGGAAATACTCCAGCATTACACCATGTTACGCGAGAGGTACGGCATGCAGAGCCTCAGCATGGAGGAAGCGGCAGCGAAGTGGAATCAACAGGAGGTGCGGCATGAAGTCCTTGTTTGATCGTTGCGTTTCCTTCCTGATGCTCGTCATTCTGTCCCCACTGATTTTGCTAGTCAGTCTGCTCATTCGCTGGAAGCTGGGGTCTCCGGTTTTGTTTGTACAAGAGCGACCAGGTTTGCACGGAAAACCATTTTTCATCTATAAATTTCGCACGATGACCAATAAACGCGATGAGAGTGGAGAGCTTCTCTCTGACGAGCAGCGACTGGGATCATTCGGAACACTTTTGCGCAAGTATAGCCTGGATGAACTGCCGCAATTATGGAATGTGCTTCGTGGTGAAATGAGCCTCGTAGGACCGAGACCGCTACTGATGGAGTATCTGCCGCTGTACACACCGCGGCAGTTGAAGCGACATGACGTAAAGCCGGGGATTACAGGCTGGGCGCAGGTCAATGGGAGAAATGCGATTGACTGGGAGCAAAAGTTCGAGCTGGACGTCTGGTATGTAGAAAATGGCAGCTTTTTTCTGGATATGCGGATTATCGGTCTGACGATCAAGCGCGTTTTTCAATCGACAGGCATAAATCAGCAGGGCAGCGTCACGGTAGAAGACTTCAGAGGGAGTGAAAACACAGAGCGCGCTGGGAGGGAAGCATGTGAGCCTGATCGTACTCTCGGAACAGGATGATTGGACCGAATATTTGCGACGATTTTTAAATTTAGACGTGTCCTACACGAAAGAATACGTACAGCTTTACGCCAAAATGGAGCAGGGCACGCCAGAAGCTGTTTTTTTCAAGAGTGGGGAGAACGAGGTTTTCTACCCGTATTTGGTCAGACGTCTAGATGAGTGGATTCCCGGCTATGCCGATTTGGTTTCGATAGGATACGGAGGGCCATTCGTCGTGGGGGGACAGACGGCTGCTCGATTATTCCAGGAGCAATTCCACGTCTATTGTCGGTACAAAAACTATCTGACGGAAACGGTTCGCTTTCATCCGTTGCTGGGGAATGCAGAGCTATTCGCGGGTCAGATGCGCCTGGATCTGGTGAGGATGGTAACGGCGGTCGATTTGCGCCCTACACTTGCCTACATTCGTGCCCACTATACGCAAAATGTTGGACGAAATATGAGGAAGGCAGCGGCAAACGACGTCCGGATTACATTGGGCGGAACCGATTGGTTGCATTCTTTTATCCAGCTGCACCGGGAGACGATGGATCGCAATCAAGCCGCGGCGATCTACTACTATGCACAGGAATTTTTTGTGGGACTCATGAAAAAAACAGTGTTGTGCAAGCCGCGGCTTCTACTTGCCATCCATGAGGATCGGCCGGTGGCGGGAGTGCTTTTGCACAGTGGAAATCAATTTGCCCATTATCAGCTAGGGGCATCGCATACGGAAGACATGGCGCTTGGCGTCAACCACCTCCTCTTCGACGCCATGATTCAGCAGGCAAAGCTGGATGGAGCACAGCTGCTTCTCCTCGGAGGAGGAAATCTGGATGGAGATGGTTTGTTCCGTTTCAAGTCCTCGTTTGCAAATGGCAATCATTTTCCTTACTGGATGGGCAAGAAAGTTCACGATGAGGAAGTGTATTTGGCTTTGTGCCAAAAACTACAAGTCGATCAGGCTGGCGAGCAAGATTTT
This genomic stretch from Brevibacillus sp. DP1.3A harbors:
- a CDS encoding glycosyltransferase family 4 protein; translated protein: MICLKKILQVCAIDRSVESLLFPLIEKLMGEGYEVHTACSDTGRFDVLTAKGLTLRRIPIKRKIDPISNLVTIGALYRLMKREKYDVVHVHTPIAAVLGRVAARLAGVPHVIYTAHGYFFHEGMSKSTYQMYYTLEKWFARHMTDYLLLQSREDYELSVKDSFSSQTERILHIGNGVDLTERFHPRHVTREKVQTIKSSLGLRDEHVVITYVGRMVSEKGIFELLEAFRKLAGEFPRLRLLLVGDVSSSERDQRGQEFVGLCRQHPQIILAGFRTDIPELMAASDIFVLPSHREGLPRSIIEAMAMAKPIVATNIRGCREEVRDGVNGFLVEPKQVCPLYAALKKLVIDSRLREAFGQNSRCIALEHFDERTVLAKQAALFAQLTGQLREERGQEKGGSGEDWTRREHSSFP
- a CDS encoding CDP-alcohol phosphatidyltransferase family protein translates to MKDELYPSMFWDSEETRHCRVQVQKPWRREEFWSYYFTRRLSIYVSLLLTRKTQVSPNAITIGGIVAGLLSAAAFMYGTAASFLLGCFFCQVCYLADCVDGEVARMRNQKSKGGEWLDIGLNYALYLVSFGVIYGIMNHHAMLGPWLLYLILLTIFAEILATNGSDLVFSQGKISHETVSMRKRSKWIDAFVFLFLTQTGYQLGVLVTAFLWAISGQMLFLLLWTFYHLFVGLARSVYKLKLNIKYVVPSLKEGGESDEGTAHGSRSRVTN
- a CDS encoding polysaccharide deacetylase family protein; this translates as MDKTGAFVISLDFELYWGVRDKRTIQSYEQNLLGVRHVIPALLELFAKYEMHVTWATVGFLFCESRKELAGVVPRHLPAYSDEKLSPYPYLDTDAIGEHEQVDPYHFAPSLIKLISSYPHQFIGSHTLSHYYCLEPGQTPEAFAADLDSFHRVTRKKGYSPSSIVFPRNQVKSAYLSLCKKKGFRSYRGNEQSWMYHTKGAAEETLFKRAMRLMDAYVNLSGHNNYESLQRSPEGMVDVPSSRFLRPYSPRLQRLEKWRMNRIKCDLTHTAERNRLYHLWWHPENFGDHIEENLSFLEEILQHYTMLRERYGMQSLSMEEAAAKWNQQEVRHEVLV
- a CDS encoding GNAT family N-acetyltransferase, whose translation is MSLIVLSEQDDWTEYLRRFLNLDVSYTKEYVQLYAKMEQGTPEAVFFKSGENEVFYPYLVRRLDEWIPGYADLVSIGYGGPFVVGGQTAARLFQEQFHVYCRYKNYLTETVRFHPLLGNAELFAGQMRLDLVRMVTAVDLRPTLAYIRAHYTQNVGRNMRKAAANDVRITLGGTDWLHSFIQLHRETMDRNQAAAIYYYAQEFFVGLMKKTVLCKPRLLLAIHEDRPVAGVLLHSGNQFAHYQLGASHTEDMALGVNHLLFDAMIQQAKLDGAQLLLLGGGNLDGDGLFRFKSSFANGNHFPYWMGKKVHDEEVYLALCQKLQVDQAGEQDFFPAYRNGGTSK
- a CDS encoding sugar transferase, with the translated sequence MKSLFDRCVSFLMLVILSPLILLVSLLIRWKLGSPVLFVQERPGLHGKPFFIYKFRTMTNKRDESGELLSDEQRLGSFGTLLRKYSLDELPQLWNVLRGEMSLVGPRPLLMEYLPLYTPRQLKRHDVKPGITGWAQVNGRNAIDWEQKFELDVWYVENGSFFLDMRIIGLTIKRVFQSTGINQQGSVTVEDFRGSENTERAGREACEPDRTLGTG
- a CDS encoding NTP transferase domain-containing protein, whose product is MKALLMAAGLGSRINEHIDGIPKCTVDIGNQTLIENTIAELKRHGIDEIAMVVGYQAKVITELLRDESIRFYHNPFYDRTNSMVSLWFAREFLQGSDCLLLNADVYFESKVLEAVLQETACPVMFADPVRRSEGDYKFGYEDGLLLCHGKELSLEETTGEYVGIAKLQESFLPIFLRRLQRLIQEKQYDLWWENVLYSFLGERNVYVTQIPPGLFWAEVDTWEDYRRILQFTNHLAHK
- a CDS encoding O-antigen ligase family protein, whose product is MMFKEKLSPDKVLLLLYVVLKPFYFFPSGNPQIADFIMLILIAYSFLFRLGRVNRRLGFFLFLTLLFLYDIMMVNGIWSIALGGEMDVFSSTKWYLYNGAVMLALIILFRRNPQEYVKWVFLATSTSLLVQAFILVTGLSPDSGEFRQSLFFNNPNQLGYFGLLCMGICLLCARFVSVKTIPLFIAIGTAFSIIAASLSKAAIISAVGMYLVFLLLSIKERTGLFWLNLLCVLVSSFTVFFIYLYTNENVLSDASIYTQIEERMVSLGEDSDDNLAARGYDRIANHPEYILFGAGEGMYERFNSSISLELHSTLANLFFSYGVMGTVLFILVIYGAARGHRLVAWYPLVFQILYGLTHNGIRETFFWIMLALYFVTAEINTRQTKNGGDLLEKNLASMRN